The Silene latifolia isolate original U9 population chromosome Y, ASM4854445v1, whole genome shotgun sequence sequence GCAATCTAGGTCTAAGGTCAAGCAAATAGatttaaggggtaacgaacgtcacctttcggtccttaattcgccctaaaacacaaatagcttagctttcgccctcactaccgtGCCCTAATGTATCGCTACGAGCCTCACCCTATCCAGTCTTTCGATATAGGACGAGGTTTACTAGGGTTTAtaatctaattgcgtcgactcaattaaactatAGCAATTAAATGTAGCGACAACAACATAAATCATACGAGCATTATCATAATAAATTGATTACTAATCTAAcaaaatcatggatcccctattgTCTTAGCAAGAGAATTAGCAATGCATAATTAAAGAATAAAGCATAAAAGAAGGGGAAGAAAATACCGAAATGAATTAAGAATAGAATAGAGTTTCAAGATCCGGAATAAGAAAGGGTCGAAACTGGAGAAGAGCTCCAGTCGTGTTTGTGTATCTCATGTGTTTGGCGTGCAAGCCTATTTATAACAAAATAATGACTTGCtaaacctaaataacaaaacaggccaagcccgtcaaatattgttgctcgatcgagcaaatgggctctcgatcgaatagaaatagttcttgatcgagcacttctcagcgcgtaattcctgcttcgcgcaccgaacttcaaacagctgccatttctttgttacatgtcggaaacaagcgatttttgcggcgttggaaagctaagaggataagctttcatatCCAACTAAAATCACCTAATTATCTTTTGTATAACTCGATATATAGCTCTTTGAATTAAGCACTCGTAATTTGGAGTTCTtgttttgctcgcctagcttcatTACTTCCGCGCGCATCTCAAATCAATAGTTCCCAAGCTTCaattcaactcatctcctaaatgcatgcctagggacatgttttaggcttgatttactCCTTTCTGGCTCATACCTGCAAATATGACAAGAGAgcccaaagtagactattcggggcatattcgtagcaaattactactaaaatagcatagaaatgtgtgcataaatggcctataaagactatgtaaaatgcacaCATCACTGGCACAGTAGCATAACAAAGGGATCCAAAAACTCTTGAGTTCATCATAGCTGGGCATCTCACCAAACAAGACCTCATGTGGTGTTTTCCACTTCAGTAAAGCCATGGGCATCTTGTTGATTAGATATGTGGCAGTGAGCAAACAATCTCCCCAAAACTTGATGGGCAAATTAGACTATATTTTCAAAGCTCTAGTTGTGTCTAACAAATGCCTATGTTTACGTTCCACCCTACCATTTTGTTGGGGGACACCAGCAATGCTATTTTGGTGCAGTATCCCTCTCTCAGTGAACATCTTGCTGCAGGGCCCTTGAATGAACTCTGTCCCATTATCAGTTCTAATGATCTTTACCTTACCACTAAATTGGGTATCTATGTAAACTAGGAAAGCTTTGATGAGAAAGGGTACTTGATGTTTAGATTGGATCAGGTAGGTCCAAGTTGTTCTAGTGTGATCATCTAAAATGGTCAAAATAGACTTTGCCCCTGTGAGTGTGGGAATTCTATATGGTCCCCATACATCCATGTGGAGCAATTCAAAAGAATGGGAAGCATGAGAAAAACTTCTATGAAAAGGTAAAGCGTGATGTTTAGGAAGAATGCAAACTTGACAGTCAAAACTCTTGTGATTACATGATTGAAAATCTGGTACATGTTTCAACTTGTTAATAGAGGTATGTCCTAGTCTCTTATGCAAAGGAAAAACATCAGTATTCTGATTACAGTTGTTAGACTGAACACATTTATTTAGACCTAAACTTAGGCTAGAATGGACTTTAGTGCTCCTGTTAAACACCAAGTCTTCGGTAATCCTGTATAAGCCAACTTGTTTTCTGCCTTTGGCTAACACTTTTCTACTTGAACAGTCCTGGAACCAACATTCATCAGGGAAAAAATGAACTGTCATATTATTGTGTTTTAACAATGTCCCTACTGACAACAGGTTTTGCTTAAAACTAGGCATAATAAACACATTATGCAAGGTGATATGCTCAGTAAGATGCATGATGCCAATTTGATGTACTAACTTAGTAGTACCATCTGGTAAATAGATCAGAATGGGTTTATCTAAGTCACAAATGTCATCTAGTAATGCTGAATTAGCAGTCATATGGTCAGATGCACCTGTGTCAATAATCCAACTAGAAGCATGCATGAAATTAGACACATCATAAGCATGAGAAGCCTCAGAAATACCTGAGAAGCCCATGGAATGTGTGTTATTAGCAGTCCCTGCAGAAGTACTAGCACCTGAATtgctgtgacaccctcatttattgcggaaaattaaacacataattctagataaaaagtgcatggatatgtttgtaataggttcatttgggtaaaaacctgtaattttaaaaaaacctgaacctgttataaaaatatccaaatgggaaggtgtcaaacatgcaaggtccaaaataaatctcacaaataaaacatcgctaaagtcgcgaaacaaagttatacaacccaaatacgaaaaagggagacatatatccctaaaaagtatatgacataaaaaatGTTCAAGGgtcaataaaataaagccaatctaggtcccaaggttactttgctcgctagctcgtccatgtaccccatatatgcatcacctacctgtcaatcgcattttatacaaatacgaaagccacagtcagtggggagtaactccgagttctcccaaatacgaaatgtcataattaatataacatgtaaacataagaatatgaatatgaataacacatagccttagcatatagatgctagacaatcgtgcttatcatgtgaacaacaatataataacacatagtcctagcatgtgaatattagaccgactcatactactctatcaaccatagccggcttgcatctcaccttctatgattcatagaatcatcaaacaagaaaggacaatatatctagagacagtcataagttcctagtaccgtcaatagtcactctgtaactcgagtctataccacaaggtaaggtaaacaccctagtcctaaacctgcgcagacctagcgacatgcggaaaactaccgcattcaagacccatgataacaccacatgagtactcctaaggagtccaccaaagggttggctagtacttaagctgaccacatacttctaagagtacgtcaggaggtcataccctaacttggatataaacccaccaagctaagacacaaaggctataaagcgatgaacatatactcgtcaaagactataatggcctatctatgacgaaggccgaaatactcacctaggacctagtcccaacttgaatactttagcccacgccacacaagacaagtaggacacccaattaaccataagaggggcaaagagtccaaacttgcacacacaaatgatcatacacaccctagcatatgaaaggctacgcaagagcatattcagctgacaatccaacaatatctccaatatcaataataatccaaattccagctaaccaacagtaccataatccatgagaacaagctaaaatggcaaagaggcaacaagactcaagcataaggcatccaaagcatccaacaaccaatatgtgaaaagacaatcatactcaaagacaaatcctcgaccctagtcccgcgacgggtcatcggtcaaatcgaggctgaccggtttaaacctagtttgaccaaactcgttcggtcaatctggcccagctcagagtcttggcctactttggcccaaatcacaaaactcctcacaatatcattctcatgccatttccaatttctatcatgtgaaaaactatcaacataaggaaatatattccaatTTACAAAATAgccaattcaattaaattctcgcataataaaatagcataaataaccgtctcacacaagggtaaacttttctataaatttttaatcgataaaacgacgccatttactcatacggactccgaattgagtgatttaagtggctaaaccacctaatttttcgatgccgttcaatctgtcatatttttggaaacattggaaaccgtctcggtccggtactaacgcgttccagccaaaacacggacttgtcacaacacataattcctcatccaaatttgttctaaacaataatatacaaatgggtaacataaattaaacataagcatactcatcttactccattcattcatttatcaacaagatcgtctcaaacaacaacaaacaacaaatacaactactaatttgacattaattcgtcgagtgactcggaatagttaccttaagctagaaaaagagaacaataacacttgagaaagagccctagaaaccgaaatcactcatcatcttctacaatatatgagtcacctaactcatcttcaaattcttcacctataagaacaacaaaaaacacaattattaagcttaaattcgaaaccctaaatgatgagccttaaaacaaaattgggggaaatgaaaataaagcttactagtagatgaggattgaagagaggattccaaatatataatttttatgagatttggtggagaaatgaatgatttatggtggatttagggattgtaaggaggatttttgagataaatttggtgtttgatgaaaggaagagagagagtgaattatggaggaaatgagaattgaaagagggGAAAATGGatggtaggtggccagccaaaaggcatggggagatgggtcatttgtttacgttttggggttTGTTTCGAcagtaattagaaatattcgtcgaacgcgatttccgagaatattaaagttcttaaacacgattttactaaaagattaagtactcgtatgcccaatatccaaactcgttttcccaacgaccgtaagaaatgggaaaatcccaattttacgaattttatccgaaatctattttatcaaaggaaaaggtttaaatatagtttaaatcacttttaaacatttctaaactatcaaaaataattacatttcttcaaaataaaataagattatattttatcaaataaattttatttcaaataaattaatattaaattaaaatagattaaaatattact is a genomic window containing:
- the LOC141628650 gene encoding uncharacterized protein LOC141628650 produces the protein MMYVTNSKELWGELVERYGQVNGMELYQLKKDLNAISQDNLPLIDYYWSLKRTWEESDDLDPIPMCTCGAFDACSCHLLKRLLDRETQEKLIQLLMGLNNTYDNVRSHVLTMDFMPTLNKVLGLLQKVEKQKQIVDSVEALPESSAYTSAKHEDDYSNSSHKKPRVEDLDEKAKKQHCYQFKKYKAAQAKANKGGHSNQGRGRGGFKTRANNADTASYDDDDYYETAMTPLQEEDCLDQDGDLVSGLVDTITERVLRNISKKFPPNGNCISEASHAYDVSNFMHASSWIIDTGASDHMTANSALLDDICDLDKPILIYLPDGTTKLVHQIGIMHLTEHITLHNVFIMPSFKQNLLSVGTLLKHNNMTVHFFPDECWFQDCSSRKVLAKGRKQVGLYRITEDLVFNRSTKVHSSLSLGLNKCVQSNNCNQNTDVFPLHKRLGHTSINKLKHVPDFQSCNHKSFDCQVCILPKHHALPFHRSFSHASHSFELLHMDVWGPYRIPTLTGAKSILTILDDHTRTTWTYLIQSKHQVPFLIKAFLVYIDTQFSGKVKIIRTDNGTEFIQGPCSKMFTERGILHQNSIAGVPQQNGRVERKHRHLLDTTRALKI